The following DNA comes from Mucilaginibacter jinjuensis.
CTTTCTATGTAGCACGATTGATCTTTAAAGTATTCTTTGGTAAGTTGAGAGTATTGGATGTTAAGCCAGTGGTGATCTGCCACATTAGCGATGGTGGCTGGCAATATCGTTTGCCCTTGATTTTGTTATCGCTATGCTGCTTGTTTCCGGTATTTTCGTTGAACCCTTTGTTGTACGAGCAATCGTGGTTATTCAAAGCATTTACTACTGCTGATCATCTGGAACGGATGAACATCTACCATACCATTATCCCCGCAGGGCTGAATATTTTGAGCGTTGTGGTCATTTATTTTGCTTATGCCATTTATGTTCAGGAACGCAAAATGCTTCCGTTTGCACAGAACAATTGGGCATTTCATTTCTCGTACAACCAATGGTATTTCAATAAAGCATACAATAATATTTTTGTTAAACCTGTGCTGGCTTTGGGCAGCGGTTTGTTTTGGTTTGATCGTAAGGTGATTGATGGCTTTATTCACTTGCTGCAAAGCATATTGTTATGGCTATCGAAAATGGCCGATGTATTTGATCGTTATGTGATTGATGGCTTCCTGCATTTATTAACTGCAATAGTGCAGTATATTGGTAATTTTGTCCGGAGTTTTCAAACCGGACGGGTGCAATACTACCTGCTGAGTATGCTGGCTGTTATTGTTGCCTGGTTTATTTTAAAAACTTTGATCTGAGCCCGATGAACCTGCTAACCCTTTTAATTTTTATACCGCTTTTATTCGGCTTACTCATTGTGGTGCTGCCTTCGTCGCTGCGCAACAGCTATAAATATATTACTTTGCTGGCTGCCTTGGTGCAGTTGGGTATCAGCCTGCAATTGTACTTTCAGTTTAAAACAGGTGCTGCCTTTGCTGGTATTAACCACGAAAGTCAGTTCCAGTTTATTCAAAAATTGCCTTGGATCAATTTGAACCTCGGTGGCATGGGCAAAATGCAGATCGACTATTTTGTTGGGGTAGATGGGATTTCTATTACGCTGCTGGTGATGTCGGCACTGGTGATGGTGGTTGCGGCTATTGCCTCGTGGGAGATCAATAAGAATCTGAAAGGTTTCTTTGTGCTGTTCCTCATTTTGGATATGGCGGTGTTTGGCGTGTTCTGCTCGCTCGATTTCTTCCTGTTCTATATATTTTATGAATTGATGCTGTTGCCGCTATACTTCCTCATTGGCATGTGGGGGGGGGCAAGGCGCGAGTATGCAGCCATCAAGTTTTTCCTGTACACATTATTCGGTTCAGTGTTTATGCTGCTGGTGATGGTGGGCTTGTATCTGTCGGTTAAAGATCCTGCTACGGGCAGCCATACCTTCAACATGATCCAAATGATGAACCCGGCTAATTACGATGCGCATTCGATCTTCTCAACCATCAATCATCAAACTATATTTGGGTTCCCTGCACGTACGGTTGGCTTTATCGTATTGTTTGTGGCATTTGCCATTAAGGTGCCGGTTGTGCCTTTCCATACCTGGCTACCCGATGCACACGTGGAAGCACCAACCCCTGTTTCTATTATCCTTGCAGGTGTACTATTGAAAATAGGAGGCTACGGAATTATCCGCATCTGCGCAGGTATTTTCCCTGATGTTGCCGTATCCGGTAGTTTCGTATTGGGGCTGTTAGGTGTGATCTCCATTTTATACGGTGCATTGAATGCTTTAG
Coding sequences within:
- a CDS encoding complex I subunit 4 family protein is translated as MNLLTLLIFIPLLFGLLIVVLPSSLRNSYKYITLLAALVQLGISLQLYFQFKTGAAFAGINHESQFQFIQKLPWINLNLGGMGKMQIDYFVGVDGISITLLVMSALVMVVAAIASWEINKNLKGFFVLFLILDMAVFGVFCSLDFFLFYIFYELMLLPLYFLIGMWGGARREYAAIKFFLYTLFGSVFMLLVMVGLYLSVKDPATGSHTFNMIQMMNPANYDAHSIFSTINHQTIFGFPARTVGFIVLFVAFAIKVPVVPFHTWLPDAHVEAPTPVSIILAGVLLKIGGYGIIRICAGIFPDVAVSGSFVLGLLGVISILYGALNALAQRDLKRMIAYSSVSHMGFVLLGIASLTTEGISGAVMQMVSHGFLSSMLFFLVGVIYTRVHDRDIYNFRGLGTLMPQFTVFVMIGFFASLGLPGFSAFIAEAFTLAGAFKSGSTNGLIPHWMAACGALGILLSACYFLWTLQRMFFGTERLKGGDAWKHALKDINWREKSALVPLGLMALLLGVMPSLVFGKINDSVIALVEFTKQYIR